The genomic DNA aaaagactaaattgataaaaaaaaaaaactaaaataacaaaGTGCAAGAAGATGTAGTTGTTGTCCTTGGGGTTGCCTCAATGGTCAGTACGGAGTGATGGGTGGTTTGAGTTCccatattcaaataaattatctgTGTAGTCATTGTAAATTAGACTTAAATTTATCTCTACCGTCTAAAATCGTGGGATTGAGCGGCCAAGAAGATatgattattgatattttaatttgttatgttattttaaatttttttaatataaagatcgaattaaattaaaataatcaaaattattaaatttaaaacaacttaaattaaactaaattgataattttaactaatttaattcaGTTCACGAGACACACCAAATATTCTTCAATATTTCTCAGTGAGTAGTATCAGAATCACGTTATTAGATTCCCATTGTACCTTACAAGCACGCACACACATCGATCATGTTTTGAAACGATGATTGACAGCCGAAGGAGGGGGGCCCATTGGgcaggaaagagaagaaggtaACGGGAACGTCAAAAGGCGGCCCGGCCGCAGTCTCGCGTGTGGGGGAGACTTCTGCAATGGATTTTCCAAGACGTTGCCGCCACGTGAATACCATTCAGCGGTGACACGGGCAAGGCCTCAGCCAAAGGCAAAAAGGAACCTCGTCAGCGCCTTCGCCATCTCCCCGTCTCCCAATATTGTACCCGTTTCATCCCCATTGGCCGCACCGACCGTGGCAGTTCGGTGCGTGGTCGCCGTTTAAGAAAACCCACCAAGTGTTTGTTCTTTTGCCCCATTGGGGGCCCTCTGCCATAATTCACCGCCTATTGGGGACCCATCTTCCCTCCTTTTTTTGTCAATTCGATCGCTAAATCTAAAATGCCCTTTTCTAAAGAAAGTGATTGGGTAGCTAACTCGGATACTTAAGAACGGCACGACAAGCCAAATCATGAGTTTATTGAATCAGGGAAATTGTAATTGTTTAGCCTGGAATATGACTAGCCAGATGGGACGGGGCTCCTCAGAGAAGAGGAAGCAGCCAATCGCAGCCGTCCACGAAGTCGACGGAAACAAATGGTTTGGCCTCTTGCCACGTGAGTTCCCTCGACCATGACACTCTCTCCCCGTGCTCCGCCCCCGGCCCCCAACACTTGAATTGCCCGTAAAACACAGTCCTGCAGAATTCAGTCAAGAGATACAAGTGAATCCAACGGTCATGTCCCAACAAGACCACCCCGATTAATTAACACGATTGTGTTGTTTTCTTTGAGCAAATATAGGAAAGGCCGATGAGACTCAAGTCAATGGCCCGAGTAAGGGTGGAGGAGcggtatttttataaattagaaagtgagagagaggaaAGGGAGTTACATTTGCCTGTTCTTGTCGCCCCAATCATACCAGCCCCTGGGAGTGATGATCTTGTCCATGAAAGTATAAGCAAACACCACTCTGGAGAACGTGCCCCATGCCCGGCCGAGGTAGAGCGCGCCCGAGCCGGTGACCCTGCACTTCACGAACGAGAACCCCGTCTCCTCCAGCAGGCTCTCCCGCTTCTGCGCCGTCACCGCCCCCATCCCCTTTGCCTTCGCGTGCAGGTGGCACCGCTCGTACAGCGACAGCCCGTTCCCGAATATGAAATCCACCGACCCCTCGACGTAGCATCGTCGGAAGTAGTGCCGCCCCCGGTGATCGTACAGCGTGTCCTGCCCGCCCACGAACTTGCACCTCACGAACGCTGCCTTGTCCCCCGATATCCGCACCGCCACCGCCTGCTTCCCCAGAGCCCCCGACGGCGGCGACGGCGCCTTGTTCTGAAAACAAAATCAACGGGACCACTCTTACACGTTAATATAGATCCATTCACTGTTTCgaggatttatatatatatggcggGTTAATTACGTACCTTGAAGGCGATGTTCTTGGCGACGAAATAAGGGGCGTCGATGGCGACGGTTGCAGAAGCATAGGTGCCCAATGGCTTGCCGTCCTTGCCGGTCCGGTCCGCGGTGTCGTCCCACTCGATGACTGTCTTGTCGGCGCCGGCCCCTTCCAGGCTCACATACGCCATTGTTTCAGGTATCTCTACCTTCTCCCTGCAATTCGATGATCTCGTTCCCTTGtcatttatttgaaattttcaattaaagcaCTTTGTGATTTGAAAATGGACGGATATCTATATATACCTGTACGTTCCGGCGCCGATTGAGATAACCACGCGGCAGCCATTGACGAGTGGAAGCGAGTTTATGGCTTGCTGCACAGAGACGAAATCTCCGGATCCCTGGTTTTTGCATACTTTAATGGTTAAGCAGGGCTGGAACTGGTTCTTGGCCTTTTCCGGGAAAAGGAAGGAATGGTTGAAGGAACCGAGCCGCTTCAGCCATTTCCGGTGAGCTTCCTGGGTGTCAGAAGAACCAGTCGAGCTGATGATCAACAATGGAAGCAACAAGAACGGCTTGATCATCAGGATCCTCATCAAGCATGTGCCTTGGGTATCTAAATTGAATTCATGAGATTGTTTCCAAGTAGCTAGCTAGCTTCTGATTATATATGGGATTGAAGAAAGGGGTAAACTTAGAAGATAAAGGTTCTGGAATGACTGGTTTAAAACGACCCAAATCAGAGGAATCTGGCAGATCGTTTGGCCGCATGCATCTTGCGTTATCTTTTCTCTTATCACCACCATTACAAgaccacctctctctctctctctctctctctctctctctgtgtttgTGCAGAAACATTAGATTGCTAGAAGATGTGGAGCCTGTACTTGTTAGCAAGTGGTTCAAGAAAATGTTTGTAAACAGCAAGAGAGTTGACGAAGCTGAGACCGAAACAGAAGCCAAGTGCATGCATGGGAGAGCATGATATACATGGCCTGTTTTCATTGTCCTTAAGCTTTTACTCTTTCCTACGTTTGGAAAAGCTACGGTAAATTAATGTACCCTCGTGCATATATAGGTTACTTGGATCAGAAAACAAaatggggtggggtggggtggggccATCGAATGCTTCTTGTTTCCATTTCTGCAATGGTTGCAGGCATGGCGATGCACCCTCATTACTGCAGATAGAACAAAGGGAGTGGCAGACTGCCAGTTCTGAGGAAGAGGCGTGATGGGTGATGACAAATGGTGGTGATGATCAATCATTCTCGTGAGGGGCTGCTGCTGCTCACACATCACCGGAAAGTGATGGGCCTCAGGCCGGTGGTCCAAGTGGCCTTCTTGTAGGGTAGATCAGCCCGGTCGGTCTCCTGCATGCCTTATTGTTTATGGGTTCCAAGAGTCAAGTCCATAAATGATTTCTCAAGCGGAGGTTCAGCTAATAGGTGTAAAGTGGGGACTTTGACTCTCTGTTGGATTGGATGTGACACCACTAGCCATTGCTCAACACTGCTACTTGGTACCTAACAAATTCATTCAATTAACCGTCATCCGGTCTAGTCGAGGGTATAGTTCAAATCCATATTTCTTGTTTGCATGTAACTATACAAACtatttgactttttttataattatttaaatttattattattttaattacacctttaaatttatatttttaaaataatttaatatttatattctcatgtataaaaaaataaaataaaataataaaatatatgatattctGTTCACgtcaaaatatatgaattaaattaatttaaaattataaatctagtgatataattgaaataataaaaagtttaaatttgtcatgtgataaaaaattaaaaaataaaaattaaatttagttgaAATGATAGATTaaagagtataattaaaataataataaaaataaataattacaaaaaaatacataaaagttATAAGTTTAGCCCAAGTGAGTTACAAACGTTTGAGGGGACGTaataaagaatttaattatgtaaggagtttgaaaaatatttaaattaaagtgggttgaaatgataaaatgattaaaaaaatattaaaagtgatGAATAATATAttgcttttaattatttatgaagGTTAAAAGTGAAATTTCACAAAAGATTACACAACGTTTGAGGTGTCGAAATGCAAGCCGATGCAGTTTGACCCACCAGTGGGCTTTGAGAACTAAAATACTCTAAAATTTACTAAACCTTAGTGAGTTTTGAGAATTTGTTGGTTTCCCAAACTATGTACAATCGATTAATGGGTGTCGTTACGTCAACCCACCAAGTTCGTGAATTTAATGACGTGtcttttttattagtttaatatttataaatattaaatgataaaagttaattaatgtatcataaaaaaaaagtccattaaaagattaaaaaaaatttaaaagtttaaaataagtttttggattaaaaaaagtgtaatttcctCTTAATTGAGGGGAGTTCCgaacaaaatacaaataaaataactttcacatccaaaattttttttgagaGTTTTATGAaaaggataaatattatctataaagatCTTAATTCTAATAGATCTCAAAATATCaggataaatattatatataagaatacaaattctaataaatttaggAATGTTAGAATAaacattatttgaaaaaatcttaattctagaaaatttttaaaaaaatccatactaatctataaatagataacCCATCATTCTAAAAGAGTTACTCCTTTGATATTGATtcaatataacatttaaatttttaatatctaagTTAAATATCAGAGTGTTTGTGCGGAAACTTTCCTTGCTcctctaattattatttttcttttttaacaaaattcaaaCGTATTAACAATGATAATTTTCAGTCAAAAAGTTTATTATTTCGTTCAAACGACAACATTAACAATTAAAGTTAAAATGGATTTAAGAACTAAATAAATTCTCTCAACTTTTTCCCACATCCTTAATGCAAGATTTCATAGATCTTGATAAGGTGGGAAACTTTGTATCTTAATTTgatctaaattaatttaagaatgtCTCTTATAATTTGTACCCACTTAGTtagtgtttattaaaataagattataatagtttttaaattaagatatgaaataatcaagataagtttagaaagtatttcaagatttttattaaattatttattaaattttttaaaatacacaagagaatatatatatcacatttttTTATCCATGAGATCTAAGATATGTTTATCTGAAAGGAAagagagataagcatatctaaaaatatcaaatctgaaaggaaagagagataagcatatctaaaaatatcaaataagaagtcatgtaattttttttaagaattattaaataaatttaataaatatattaaaaatgataaaagttaaaaatactttttatatttttttaattcatattttGATTCATGTTATATGTACTTGAAGTTTCCAACAACATGAATCTTTGTGTGGAAATTGATTTTAGCTACTTTGGAAGTTGCTCCTGGGATGGGTGCTTCCATGGTCTTTCTCACGTTAGGCTGAGCATAATTAAGTGGGTCTGTTTGGTCAAATTGGGTTTGACGGCGCCTGTGAGTCACTTGTGGTTGTGGAGAGACTGTTTCTTTCCAAGGTGTATGGAGCTGTCTTATCTAATGTTtccttaattatattttcaatgttttaatAAGACATAACACCATTGTTTATATCAAAGTTATTATAAATAAGAACCCAAATCAAATCATCCTACTTGTCATACCCCGCAGTCAGTTGAGAGCAGCAAAAATTCTAGTAGTAGTTATGGGTTAAAAAATTATGGGCCAAGAtcataaaatcaaaaccaaGTGAGCAAATGAGGTCAAAGAAGCCGAAGCAAGGCATCTAGACAAGCAACTCGACCATGATCGAGTGGCCAGTCTCCTCCACTTGGTTATGGTGACTTTGTTCACCTCTTGCTATCCCAAGCTTTAGC from Diospyros lotus cultivar Yz01 chromosome 4, ASM1463336v1, whole genome shotgun sequence includes the following:
- the LOC127800503 gene encoding probable pectinesterase 53, with amino-acid sequence MRILMIKPFLLLPLLIISSTGSSDTQEAHRKWLKRLGSFNHSFLFPEKAKNQFQPCLTIKVCKNQGSGDFVSVQQAINSLPLVNGCRVVISIGAGTYREKVEIPETMAYVSLEGAGADKTVIEWDDTADRTGKDGKPLGTYASATVAIDAPYFVAKNIAFKNKAPSPPSGALGKQAVAVRISGDKAAFVRCKFVGGQDTLYDHRGRHYFRRCYVEGSVDFIFGNGLSLYERCHLHAKAKGMGAVTAQKRESLLEETGFSFVKCRVTGSGALYLGRAWGTFSRVVFAYTFMDKIITPRGWYDWGDKNRQMTVFYGQFKCWGPGAEHGERVSWSRELTWQEAKPFVSVDFVDGCDWLLPLL